The following proteins are co-located in the Sulfurovum sp. TSL6 genome:
- a CDS encoding patatin-like phospholipase family protein, with protein MHKKKISLILVNILPFMLFFSACSTKQRSFPPPAAENYTKATIMGYTNIRYWGDETAKYTYTRSNIKRLEANKSFRKRIDILALSGGAEDGAYGAGFLKGWSERGDRPQFTVVTGISTGALMAPFAFLGPKYDRVIERLYTESSQKNIVLFSPMEALFGASLGDTAPLKKILTEEINDAFIAELAKEARKGRILQIGTTNLDAQRPVVWDITKIALSGRSDAPKLIRDIILASSSIPGAFPPVLIDVVINGKRHEEVHVDGGVTRQIFVYPRDMDIQKLQRLLNIHPQKNMWLIRNTKIDPVYKPVSLSLSDIAKRSFYTLTKYHGVGDLVNITSLAKRDGFNVYITNVPKSFDVPLEYVIDKKYMNALYQVGYEKGRSKSAWNTTLKY; from the coding sequence ATGCATAAGAAAAAGATTTCATTGATACTGGTAAATATTTTACCATTCATGTTGTTTTTCTCTGCCTGCTCTACTAAGCAACGCTCATTCCCTCCACCTGCTGCAGAAAATTATACTAAAGCTACGATTATGGGGTATACAAACATTCGTTACTGGGGTGATGAAACAGCAAAGTATACCTATACAAGATCGAATATAAAAAGACTTGAAGCCAATAAAAGTTTTCGTAAAAGAATAGATATACTTGCCCTTTCAGGCGGTGCTGAGGATGGAGCATATGGTGCGGGTTTCTTGAAGGGTTGGAGTGAACGTGGAGACAGACCTCAGTTCACTGTGGTGACAGGTATTTCGACCGGTGCGCTGATGGCTCCTTTTGCATTCTTGGGGCCAAAGTATGATAGAGTGATAGAAAGGCTCTATACAGAGTCCTCTCAAAAGAACATCGTCCTATTCTCACCGATGGAGGCACTTTTTGGTGCCTCACTAGGGGATACGGCACCACTTAAAAAGATCCTTACTGAAGAGATAAATGATGCTTTCATAGCGGAGTTGGCAAAGGAGGCAAGAAAGGGGCGTATACTACAGATCGGTACTACCAATCTTGATGCACAGCGCCCCGTCGTCTGGGATATTACTAAAATTGCTTTAAGTGGTCGTTCAGATGCCCCAAAACTTATCAGAGATATCATATTAGCCTCATCTTCCATCCCTGGAGCCTTCCCACCGGTACTCATAGATGTGGTGATTAATGGAAAGAGACACGAGGAAGTACATGTAGACGGTGGCGTTACCAGACAGATATTTGTATATCCTCGTGATATGGATATTCAGAAGCTGCAGCGTTTGTTAAATATACATCCTCAAAAAAATATGTGGCTGATACGAAATACAAAGATAGACCCTGTGTATAAACCTGTTTCTCTTTCCCTAAGTGATATTGCAAAGCGATCATTTTATACCTTAACAAAATACCATGGGGTGGGTGACTTAGTCAATATCACCTCATTAGCTAAACGTGATGGATTTAATGTATATATAACCAATGTACCAAAGAGTTTTGATGTGCCTTTGGAATATGTTATTGACAAAAAATATATGAATGCACTTTATCAAGTAGGATATGAAAAGGGACGTTCAAAATCGGCTTGGAATACAACACTCAAATATTAA
- a CDS encoding ABC transporter permease, producing MKRSLLNIYRLGIKELQSVWHDKMLTILIVYTFSFAIYLGATATSSEFNKVPVAFNDEDQSVLSARIIGAFYKPRFLPPDLIEADKIDYGMDKGVYTFVLTIPPSFEKEVLQGRQPTIQLNIDATRMSQAGIGAGYIQQMINDEVRTFLQGTSADISVPVELVARMKFNPALESTWFGSVMEFIEQITLLSIILSGAALIREREHGTLEHLMVMPLNAAEIMLSKVWSMGVIVLLAAALSLQFVIKGVLDVPIAGSEGLFLFGAFLMLFSTTSMGIFMGTVAKSMPQLGLIIIITILPLHILSGAITPFESMPQLLQNFMLLMPTSHFVSMSQAILYRGAGLDVVWVDMFWIFVIGMFFFVFSLSIFKKSLN from the coding sequence ATGAAAAGAAGTCTTCTGAACATCTATCGTCTTGGAATCAAAGAACTTCAAAGTGTATGGCATGATAAAATGTTGACCATTCTGATAGTCTATACATTCTCTTTTGCTATCTACCTTGGTGCAACCGCAACCTCTTCGGAATTTAACAAAGTTCCTGTTGCTTTCAATGATGAAGATCAATCGGTACTCTCAGCACGGATTATTGGAGCATTTTACAAACCACGTTTCCTTCCTCCTGATCTGATAGAGGCAGATAAGATTGACTATGGAATGGATAAGGGGGTATACACGTTTGTCCTTACCATTCCACCTTCATTTGAGAAGGAAGTACTGCAAGGAAGACAACCTACCATCCAACTCAATATCGATGCTACGCGTATGTCACAGGCAGGTATCGGTGCGGGGTACATACAGCAGATGATCAACGATGAAGTCCGCACTTTTTTACAAGGTACTTCAGCAGACATTTCGGTTCCGGTAGAACTTGTTGCCCGTATGAAGTTTAATCCGGCGCTTGAAAGCACATGGTTTGGAAGTGTGATGGAGTTTATTGAGCAGATAACCCTTCTTTCGATCATTCTCTCAGGTGCCGCACTTATTCGTGAGCGAGAACATGGAACACTTGAGCACCTGATGGTCATGCCATTGAATGCTGCTGAGATCATGCTCTCTAAAGTTTGGTCCATGGGAGTTATTGTCTTATTGGCCGCAGCACTATCTTTGCAGTTTGTGATCAAAGGCGTGCTGGATGTTCCAATAGCAGGATCTGAAGGGCTTTTTTTATTCGGGGCATTTTTAATGCTTTTTTCAACAACATCAATGGGGATATTCATGGGGACTGTCGCTAAATCTATGCCGCAGCTGGGGCTTATTATCATTATCACCATTTTGCCGCTTCATATACTCTCTGGAGCTATCACTCCTTTTGAGAGTATGCCGCAACTGCTTCAAAATTTTATGTTGCTGATGCCTACAAGCCACTTTGTGAGTATGTCTCAGGCAATTCTCTATCGAGGAGCTGGGCTGGATGTTGTATGGGTTGATATGTTTTGGATTTTTGTCATAGGGATGTTTTTCTTTGTATTTTCTCTTTCAATCTTCAAGAAGAGTTTAAATTAA
- the rbbA gene encoding ribosome-associated ATPase/putative transporter RbbA: MTPIASLLNLSHRYGNTVAVDNVSLDIPNGCMVGLIGPDGVGKSTILALISGVRKIQEGSVKVLDGDMRFKKHRSKIGPRIAYMPQGLGKNLYMSLSVEENVDFFGRLFGQGRGERQARINELLESTGLAPFRDRPAGKLSGGMKQKLGLCCALIHDPDLLILDEPTTGVDPLSRRQFWELVERMRKRREGMSVIIASAYMEEAERFDWIVAMDDAKLLATGTPDELYKKTSTDNLDDAFIALLPESKRRGYKTLVVPPRTDIINEHGEEAIIAKGLTIRFGDFTAVDDVSFSIERGEIFGFLGSNGCGKTTTMKMLTGLLNPSEGKAWLFGQPIDVQDLSTRHRVGYMTQGFSLYSELTVRQNLKLHAQLFHLPQTEVEPRIEEMIDHFDLEHYADTHTMDLPLGIRQRLSLAVAVVHNPQILILDEPTSGVDPVSRDRFWELLIGLSRNQGVTIFVSTHFMNEGERCDRISLMHQGRVLASDTPEALIRARNKENLEDAFIDYLEEAEESKALQKSTHLQASFPQSKPQNRFFSWLRLLGYTYRESLELIRDPVRLVFALFGTILLMFTLGYGINMDVEDLHFAVLDRDQTPQSRSYIQNLSGSRYFEEQTEIRSSYELDQRMRQGEISLALEIPPGFGRELKRGKSVEIGVWIDGTMPFRAETIRGYVRGMHYDYLIQQTKEQSVATPVLSAVIIEMRYRYNQDFKSIYAMVPAVIPLLLVFIPSILMALSVVREKELGSITNFYATPVTRLEFLLGKQLPYIVISMIGYVGLVVFATTLFGVPLKGSLWTLSLGAVLFVTATTGLGLLMSSFAKTQIAALTATAILTLLPTVSFSGLNEPVSSLEGAGAVMGNIFPATYFINISRGVFSKALEFRDLSYDFSALAAIVVVITLLSITALKKQEA; the protein is encoded by the coding sequence ATGACTCCGATAGCATCTCTGCTTAATTTAAGTCATCGTTATGGGAATACAGTGGCGGTGGATAATGTGAGTTTAGATATTCCCAATGGTTGTATGGTTGGGCTTATTGGGCCTGATGGGGTGGGAAAATCGACCATATTGGCACTCATTTCAGGTGTGAGAAAAATACAAGAGGGATCAGTCAAAGTTCTTGATGGAGATATGAGATTTAAAAAACATCGGAGCAAAATAGGCCCTCGAATTGCTTATATGCCTCAGGGGCTTGGCAAAAACCTTTATATGTCTCTTTCAGTGGAAGAAAATGTCGATTTTTTCGGTCGTCTTTTTGGACAAGGAAGGGGTGAGCGTCAAGCTAGAATAAATGAGTTACTTGAAAGTACAGGGCTTGCACCTTTTCGTGATCGTCCGGCAGGTAAGTTATCAGGCGGTATGAAGCAGAAACTCGGACTTTGCTGTGCGCTTATTCATGACCCGGATCTACTGATTCTGGATGAACCGACAACAGGTGTAGATCCGCTTTCACGCCGCCAATTTTGGGAACTGGTGGAGCGTATGAGAAAGCGTAGGGAAGGAATGAGTGTTATTATTGCCTCAGCATATATGGAAGAGGCGGAGCGCTTCGATTGGATAGTTGCGATGGATGATGCAAAACTTCTGGCTACAGGTACGCCGGATGAGTTGTATAAAAAGACCAGTACCGATAATCTCGATGATGCCTTTATTGCTTTATTGCCTGAGTCAAAGCGCCGTGGATATAAAACTCTTGTCGTCCCGCCACGGACCGATATCATAAATGAGCATGGAGAAGAAGCTATCATCGCAAAGGGACTTACGATCCGCTTTGGTGATTTTACTGCTGTAGATGATGTGAGCTTTAGTATAGAGCGTGGAGAGATCTTTGGATTTCTCGGCTCGAACGGCTGTGGTAAAACGACAACCATGAAGATGCTTACTGGACTGCTCAATCCATCAGAAGGTAAAGCATGGCTTTTTGGTCAGCCCATTGATGTTCAAGATCTCTCTACACGTCATCGGGTTGGGTACATGACCCAAGGATTTTCACTTTACTCAGAACTGACGGTCAGACAGAATCTGAAACTGCATGCACAGCTTTTTCACCTTCCGCAAACTGAAGTTGAACCTCGTATAGAAGAGATGATAGATCATTTTGATTTGGAACACTATGCTGATACTCATACTATGGACCTTCCTCTTGGTATAAGACAACGTCTCTCTTTGGCAGTAGCTGTTGTCCATAACCCTCAAATACTGATTCTTGATGAGCCCACTTCCGGTGTAGATCCGGTCTCGCGTGACCGTTTTTGGGAATTGCTCATTGGACTTTCACGCAATCAAGGCGTAACGATCTTTGTCTCAACACACTTTATGAATGAAGGGGAACGATGTGACCGGATATCATTGATGCATCAAGGGCGCGTACTGGCCAGTGATACCCCTGAAGCGTTAATTCGTGCAAGGAATAAGGAAAATCTTGAAGATGCTTTTATTGACTACCTTGAAGAGGCGGAAGAGAGCAAGGCATTACAAAAAAGTACCCACTTGCAAGCATCATTCCCTCAGTCAAAACCTCAGAACCGTTTTTTTAGTTGGTTGCGCCTTTTGGGCTACACTTACCGTGAATCTTTGGAGCTGATCCGGGATCCGGTCAGACTTGTTTTTGCTCTGTTTGGAACCATTTTGTTAATGTTCACTCTTGGATATGGGATCAATATGGATGTAGAGGACCTGCATTTTGCTGTACTGGACAGGGACCAAACACCCCAGAGTCGCTCTTATATTCAGAATCTTTCAGGATCACGTTACTTTGAAGAACAAACTGAGATCAGATCATCCTATGAGCTTGATCAAAGAATGCGTCAAGGAGAAATCTCTCTGGCACTTGAAATCCCGCCTGGATTCGGACGGGAGCTAAAACGAGGCAAATCTGTTGAGATCGGGGTATGGATTGACGGAACTATGCCGTTTCGGGCCGAGACGATTCGAGGGTATGTCAGAGGTATGCACTATGATTACCTGATCCAGCAGACAAAAGAGCAGTCAGTGGCTACTCCAGTACTCTCAGCAGTCATTATCGAGATGCGCTATCGCTATAATCAGGATTTTAAAAGTATCTATGCGATGGTACCGGCAGTCATCCCTCTGCTCTTAGTGTTTATTCCTTCTATATTGATGGCATTGAGTGTCGTGAGGGAAAAAGAGCTTGGGTCTATTACAAACTTCTATGCTACACCAGTAACACGGCTAGAGTTTTTACTGGGGAAACAGTTGCCCTATATCGTTATCAGTATGATCGGATATGTGGGGTTGGTTGTTTTTGCTACTACTCTTTTCGGGGTACCGCTCAAGGGAAGTTTATGGACATTGAGTCTTGGTGCAGTGCTTTTTGTTACAGCAACTACAGGGTTGGGACTTCTGATGTCCTCATTTGCGAAAACACAGATTGCAGCTTTGACTGCAACGGCTATCTTGACTTTATTGCCGACAGTCAGTTTTTCAGGGCTTAATGAACCGGTCAGCTCCTTGGAAGGTGCTGGAGCAGTGATGGGCAATATCTTCCCGGCAACCTATTTTATCAATATAAGCCGAGGTGTTTTCAGCAAAGCGCTTGAGTTTAGAGATCTTAGTTATGATTTTTCTGCGCTTGCAGCTATTGTTGTTGTCATTACACTACTCAGTATTACAGCACTGAAAAAACAGGAGGCTTGA